A single Carassius carassius chromosome 3, fCarCar2.1, whole genome shotgun sequence DNA region contains:
- the LOC132115910 gene encoding phosphofurin acidic cluster sorting protein 1-like — MSDRGGLPRTGGVPSPQPSKPVAITSNRPVHMNLYATWEVDRSSPSCVPRLFNLTLKKLVMLKELDKDLTSVVIAVKLQGSKRILRSNEILLPSSGQTETDLQLTFSLQYPHFLKRDANKLQIMLQRRKRYKNRTILGYKTLALGLINMAEVMQHPSEGAQVLSLHSQLKEVSVPVAEIRVYSLSSQPIDREGPKAKMNDRSPDIDNYSEEEEESYSSEQEGSDDPVHHYLDDEEDEVRKKKPRRKLTSNASITRQPNIKQKFVALLKRFKVSDEVGFGLEHVSREQIQEVEEDLDELYDSLEMYNPSDSGPEMEETDSILSTPKPKLRPFFEGMSQSSSQTEIGSLNSKGSLSREPFSLGESDKVKPSRSRTLDEPLSETDTLDLNDQELFSEVGPSITVSVAEKPRTPLKTSKSELQSMPSPRLDGGHTPHKRCTPLKERQLSKPLSERANSSDSERSPELGHSTQVLRKAVYDQLNQILLSDAALPESLILINGTDWQGQYVAEQLQLQKHPVVCTCSGAEIQAVLSALLTRIQKFCNCNSSMPRPVKVAVVGAQSYLGAVLQFFVTQLANKTSDWLNHLRFLVVPLGSHPVAKHLGALDNRYSAAFLDGAWRDTFNRSEPPQTDAVDVAARVSQYISGAALTHQLPVAEAMLTCKHRTRDEDSYQKFIPFIGVVKVGLIEPGQSAAGDSEEGVAVTLAVPSTSPPSHASPGGLKEVATPPSSPSMGGGLAVQGSPSMPHGGDAIGLQVDYWLASLAEKRREGERRDTGCKNTLKSAFWSLQVSRLPGGGASEPQAPLNTMAMTVVTKEKNKKVPTIFLGKKPKEREMDSKSQVIEGISRLICSAKQQQTILKVTIDGCEWNDVKFFQLAAQWPTHVKYLPVGLFGYSKPPS, encoded by the exons ATGTCGGATCGGGGAGGGCTCCCGAGGACTGGAGGCGTACCGTCTCCGCAGCCCTCCAAACCGGTGGCGATCACCTCCAATCGGCCGGTGCACATGAACCTGTACGCCACCTGGGAAGTGGACCGATCGTCTCCGAGCTGCGTGCCGAG ACTCTTCAATCTGACTCTGAAGAAGCTGGTGATGCTGAAGGAGCTGGATAAAGACCTGACGTCTGTGGTCATCGCTGTCAAACTGCAG GGCTCGAAGCGAATCCTCCGATCAAACGAGATCCTGCTGCCATCGAGCGGCCAAACCGAAACAGACCTGCAGCTCACGTTCTCCTTACAG TATCCTCACTTCCTGAAACGAGACGCCAACAAGCTGCAGATCATGCTGCAGAGGAGGAAGAGGTACAAGAACAGGACCATCCTGGGCTACAAGACGCTGGCGCTCGGCCTCATCAACATGGCCGAG GTGATGCAGCACCCCAGCGAAGGCGCTCAGGTCCTGAGTCTGCACAGTCAGCTGAAGGAAGTGTCCGTCCCCGTGGCCGAGATCCGGGTCTATTCTCTGTCCAGTCAGCCCATCGACCGCGAGGGACCCAAAGCCAAGATGAACG ATCGTTCTCCAGACATTGATAACTActcggaggaagaggaggagagttACTCGTCTGAGCAGGAGGGCAGCGACGACCCCGTCCACCAT tatcTAGATGATGAAGAGGATGAGGTGAGGAAGAAGAAACCCAGACGCAAACTCACTTCAAACGCCTCCATTACCaga CAACCGAACATCAAGCAGAAGTTTGTGGCTCTGCTGAAGAGGTTTAAGGTGTCTGATGAG GTGGGTTTCGGGCTGGAGCACGTGTCCCGTGAGCAGatccaggaggtggaggaggatcTGGACGAGCTCTATGACAGTCTGGAGATGTACAACCCCAGCGACAGCGGGCCGGAGATGGAGGAGACCGACAGCATCCTCAGCACTCCCAAACCCAAACTCAG GCCGTTCTTCGAGGGAATGTCCCAGTCCAGCTCTCAGACGGAGATCGGCAGCTTGAACAGTAAAGGCAGTCTGAGCCGAGAGCCCTTCAGTCTT GGAGAATCTGATAAAGTCAAACCCTCTCGCAGCCGCACGCTGGACGAGCCTCTGTCTGAGACGGACACACTG GATCTGAATGATCAGGAGTTGTTCAGTGAAGTAGGGCCATCTATAACAGTGTCTGTGGCTGAAAAACCACGAACACCCCTAAAAACAAGCAAGAGCGAGCTTCAGTCCATGCCATCGCCcag gttggaCGGAGGACACACACCCCATAAGCGCTGCACTCCTCTAAAAGAGCGCCAGCTCTCCAAACCGCTGAGTGAACGAGCCAACAGCTCCGACAGCGAGAGATCGCCTGAGCTCGGACACAGCACACAG gtccTCAGGAAGGCCGTCTATGATCAGTTGAATCAGATTCTGTTATCTGATGCTGCTCTTCCTGAAAGTCTCATCCTGATCAATGGCACAGACTGGCAAGGACAg tacgTTGCGGAGCAGCTTCAGCTTCAGAAGCATCCTGTGGTTTGCACGTGTTCTGGAGCAGAGATTCAGGCCGTTCTCTCGGCTCTGCTCACTCGGATTCAGAAATT ctgtaACTGTAACTCGTCGATGCCGCGGCCGGTGAAGGTGGCGGTGGTCGGAGCTCAGAGTTATCTGGGAGCAGTGCTGCAGTTCTTCGTCACTCAGCTGGCCAACAAGACGTCTGATTGGCTCAATCACCTCCGCTTCCTGGTGGTGCCCCTGG GTTCTCATCCTGTTGCTAAGCACCTGGGTGCCCTTGACAACCGTTACAGCGCAGCCTTTCTAGACGGAGCCTGGAGAGACACATTCAACAGATCAGAGCCACCGcagacag atgcagTGGACGTGGCGGCGCGTGTGTCTCAGTACATCAGCGGAGCGGCTCTCACACACCAGCTCCCCGTCGCTGAGGCCATGCTGACCTGCAAACACAGAAC GAGAGATGAGGACTCCTACCAGAAGTTCATTCCCTTCATCGGG GTGGTGAAGGTGGGTTTGATTGAGCCTGGCCAATCAGCAGCAG GAGACTCTGAAGAGGGCGTGGCTGTGACTTTAGCCGTCCCCTCCACATCTCCGCCCTCTCACGCCTCACCCGGCGGGCTGAAGGAGGTGGCCACGCCCCCCTCGTCTCCGTCCATGGGCGGCGGTCTGGCGGTGCAGGG GAGTCCCAGCATGCCTCACGGCGGGGACGCCATCGGGCTGCAGGTGGATTACTGGCTGGCGTCTCTGGCGGAGAAGCGGCGCGAGGGCGAGAGGAGAGACACCGGCTGTAAGAACACCCTGAAGAGCGCCTTCTGGTCACTGCAGGTCAGCCGTCTGCCAGGAGGAGGAGCCAGCGAGCCGCAGGCGCCACTCAACACGATGGCCATGACTGTGGTCACCAAAGAGAAGAACAAGAAAG TTCCCACTATCTTCCTGGGGAAGAAGCCTAAAGAGCGTGAGATGGACTCTAAGAGTCAGGTGATCGAGGGCATCAGCCGGCTCATCTGCTCCGCCAAACAGCAGCAGACCATCCTGAAAG TCACCATCGACGGATGCGAGTGGAACGACGTGAAGTTCTTCCAGCTAGCCGCTCAGTGGCCGACTCACGTCAAGTATCTCCCGGTGGGATTGTTTGGCTACAGCAAACCGCCCTCCTAG